In Chaetodon trifascialis isolate fChaTrf1 chromosome 4, fChaTrf1.hap1, whole genome shotgun sequence, one DNA window encodes the following:
- the efcab7 gene encoding EF-hand calcium-binding domain-containing protein 7 isoform X1, giving the protein MSFQESPRPSDEEEAFYTQCRAAYLTVFRSSLTNIASKQQLCRALQLAGRNPSHATLNKYWTPRTSKLNFDDFCEILKCEKKTEDNELMRAFKKMDVNGDGYISHRKLEKVLTTTGEKMSSEEVNAVFSLLDVNKDGKLDYAEFCRLLVTTVEQCQMAALERLEANAKLKRQNFGSQSYSPPKNSVSSASAAAASQAAVTLPQPPETPRADSDTTLKKDSRSSSRPSSARSRRSSLSNPISVTSSSTKASKIQEPSGLQEWHHSDVKGCFFLEDDGTVGSLQYQLHIPQTTNVYLSIQPLSLSHRPDKASSWMTVDTALFVVSAGETKEDSTLVCFTESKDKEKYVWKGELNAGTYYLLPFTTGCKLKKRSKKNICNKPVELVYRTDTGELDLTRELREVLSDIFEVIDMDGNGLLSLEEYNFFELRTSGEKCDKDAWAVCKENFDMRKNQLTRQGFMELNLMEATEKDGDPADLWVTLEAMGYNRMLELVDACPFQIDVHCEGTQPSMQPLSMDSGPKLLNQALQKSITARTGAKALRGQDNIFIYTWRGEHRISSLIANKTNQKVTVHVNNEQSRNCCSSRGMSVFAVEVPARTKMVCQHILPINERQDWYYSCVETILPCT; this is encoded by the exons ATGTCTTTTCAAGAGTCACCTCGTCCttctgatgaagaggaggcttTCTACACGCAGTGCAGAGCCGCATACCTAACTGTGTTCAGATCTAGTTTGACAAATATCGCTTCCAAACAGCAGTTATGTCGTG CTCTCCAGCTGGCCGGTAGGAATCCATCTCATGCAACTCTCAATAAATACTGGACCCCGCGAACATCCAAACTGAACTTTGATGACTTCTGTGAGATTCTCAAGTGTGAGAAGAAAACTGAAGACAATGAGCTGATGAGGGCCTTCAAAAAGATGGACGTGAACGGCGATGGCTACATCTCACACAGAAAACTGGAGAAGGTTCTTACCACG acaggagagaaaatGTCCTCTGAAGAGGTGAATGCTGTTTTCTCATTACTTGACGTCAACAAAGATGGGAAGCTAGACTATGCAGAA TTCTGCAGATTGCTTGTGACGACAGTGGAGCAGTGTCAGATGGCTGCTCTGGAGAGGCTTGAGGCCAACGCCAAGCTGAAGAGACAGAATTTTGGCAGTCAGTCGTACAGCCCTCCGAAGAACTCCGTGTCATCGGCATCAGCGGCAGCAGCATCACAAGCGGCAGTGACTCTCCCTCAGCCTCCAGAAACACCTAGGGCAGACTCAGACACAACACTCAAGAAAG ACAGCCGATCATCCTCCCGTCCTTCTTCCGCTCGCAGCAGGCGGTCGTCCCTGTCCAACCCAATCAGTGTGACATCCAGCAGCACAAAGGCCAGCAAAATACAGGAGCCCTCAGGCTTACAG GAGTGGCATCACAGTGATGTGAAGGGCTGCTTCTTCTTGGAGGATGACGGGACTGTCGGCTCATTACAGTACCAGCTCCACATCCCCCAGACCACCAACGTCTACCTAAGCATCCAGCCACTCAGCCTCAGCCACAGACCTG ACAAGGCGTCTTCATGGATGACAGTGGACACGGCTCTTTTTGTCGTGTCAGCTGGTGAAACCAAAGAGGACTCCACTTTAGTGTGTTTCACTGAGTCAAAAGACAAAGag AAGTATGTTTGGAAAGGTGAATTGAATGCTGGGACTTACTACCTGCTTCCCTTCACGACTGGCTGCAAACTGAAGAAAAGGagcaaaaagaacatttgtaatAAACCTGTCGAGCTGGTCTACAGGACTGACACTGGAGAACTGGACCTCACCAGAGAGCTCAG GGAGGTGCTGTCTGACATCTTTGAGGTGATAGACATGGATGGAAATGGTTTGCTCAGTCTAGAGGAGTACAATTTCTTTGAGCTGAGGACCagtggagagaaatgtgacaaGGATGCCTGGGCTGTCTGCAAAG AGAACTTTGATATGAGGAAGAATCAGCTGACACGGCAAGGCTTCATGGAGCTGAACCTGATGGAGGCCACAGAGAAAGATGGTGACCCTGCTGACCTTTGGGTCACCTTAGAGGCCATGGGCTACAACCGCATGCTGGAGCTAGTCGAT GCCTGTCCATTCCAGATAGACGTCCACTGTGAGGGCACTCAGCCATCCATGCAGCCACTCAGTATGGACTCAGGGCCCAAGCTTCTGAACCAGGCACTCCAGAAGTCCATCACAGCCAGGACAGGGGCCAAAGCACTGAGGGGGCAAGACAACATCTTCATCTACACCTGGCGAGGAGAACACAGGATCTCCTCCCTCATAGCCAACAAG
- the efcab7 gene encoding EF-hand calcium-binding domain-containing protein 7 isoform X2 — MSFQESPRPSDEEEAFYTQCRAAYLTVFRSSLTNIASKQQLCRALQLAGRNPSHATLNKYWTPRTSKLNFDDFCEILKCEKKTEDNELMRAFKKMDVNGDGYISHRKLEKVLTTTGEKMSSEEVNAVFSLLDVNKDGKLDYAEFCRLLVTTVEQCQMAALERLEANAKLKRQNFGSQSYSPPKNSVSSASAAAASQAAVTLPQPPETPRADSDTTLKKDSRSSSRPSSARSRRSSLSNPISVTSSSTKASKIQEPSGLQEWHHSDVKGCFFLEDDGTVGSLQYQLHIPQTTNVYLSIQPLSLSHRPDKASSWMTVDTALFVVSAGETKEDSTLVCFTESKDKEKYVWKGELNAGTYYLLPFTTGCKLKKRSKKNICNKPVELVYRTDTGELDLTRELRRVLSDIFEVIDMDGNGLLSLEEYNFFELRTSGEKCDKDAWAVCKENFDMRKNQLTRQGFMELNLMEATEKDGDPADLWVTLEAMGYNRMLELVDACPFQIDVHCEGTQPSMQPLSMDSGPKLLNQALQKSITARTGAKALRGQDNIFIYTWRGEHRISSLIANKTNQKVTVHVNNEQSRNCCSSRGMSVFAVEVPARTKMVCQHILPINERQDWYYSCVETILPCT; from the exons ATGTCTTTTCAAGAGTCACCTCGTCCttctgatgaagaggaggcttTCTACACGCAGTGCAGAGCCGCATACCTAACTGTGTTCAGATCTAGTTTGACAAATATCGCTTCCAAACAGCAGTTATGTCGTG CTCTCCAGCTGGCCGGTAGGAATCCATCTCATGCAACTCTCAATAAATACTGGACCCCGCGAACATCCAAACTGAACTTTGATGACTTCTGTGAGATTCTCAAGTGTGAGAAGAAAACTGAAGACAATGAGCTGATGAGGGCCTTCAAAAAGATGGACGTGAACGGCGATGGCTACATCTCACACAGAAAACTGGAGAAGGTTCTTACCACG acaggagagaaaatGTCCTCTGAAGAGGTGAATGCTGTTTTCTCATTACTTGACGTCAACAAAGATGGGAAGCTAGACTATGCAGAA TTCTGCAGATTGCTTGTGACGACAGTGGAGCAGTGTCAGATGGCTGCTCTGGAGAGGCTTGAGGCCAACGCCAAGCTGAAGAGACAGAATTTTGGCAGTCAGTCGTACAGCCCTCCGAAGAACTCCGTGTCATCGGCATCAGCGGCAGCAGCATCACAAGCGGCAGTGACTCTCCCTCAGCCTCCAGAAACACCTAGGGCAGACTCAGACACAACACTCAAGAAAG ACAGCCGATCATCCTCCCGTCCTTCTTCCGCTCGCAGCAGGCGGTCGTCCCTGTCCAACCCAATCAGTGTGACATCCAGCAGCACAAAGGCCAGCAAAATACAGGAGCCCTCAGGCTTACAG GAGTGGCATCACAGTGATGTGAAGGGCTGCTTCTTCTTGGAGGATGACGGGACTGTCGGCTCATTACAGTACCAGCTCCACATCCCCCAGACCACCAACGTCTACCTAAGCATCCAGCCACTCAGCCTCAGCCACAGACCTG ACAAGGCGTCTTCATGGATGACAGTGGACACGGCTCTTTTTGTCGTGTCAGCTGGTGAAACCAAAGAGGACTCCACTTTAGTGTGTTTCACTGAGTCAAAAGACAAAGag AAGTATGTTTGGAAAGGTGAATTGAATGCTGGGACTTACTACCTGCTTCCCTTCACGACTGGCTGCAAACTGAAGAAAAGGagcaaaaagaacatttgtaatAAACCTGTCGAGCTGGTCTACAGGACTGACACTGGAGAACTGGACCTCACCAGAGAGCTCAGgcga GTGCTGTCTGACATCTTTGAGGTGATAGACATGGATGGAAATGGTTTGCTCAGTCTAGAGGAGTACAATTTCTTTGAGCTGAGGACCagtggagagaaatgtgacaaGGATGCCTGGGCTGTCTGCAAAG AGAACTTTGATATGAGGAAGAATCAGCTGACACGGCAAGGCTTCATGGAGCTGAACCTGATGGAGGCCACAGAGAAAGATGGTGACCCTGCTGACCTTTGGGTCACCTTAGAGGCCATGGGCTACAACCGCATGCTGGAGCTAGTCGAT GCCTGTCCATTCCAGATAGACGTCCACTGTGAGGGCACTCAGCCATCCATGCAGCCACTCAGTATGGACTCAGGGCCCAAGCTTCTGAACCAGGCACTCCAGAAGTCCATCACAGCCAGGACAGGGGCCAAAGCACTGAGGGGGCAAGACAACATCTTCATCTACACCTGGCGAGGAGAACACAGGATCTCCTCCCTCATAGCCAACAAG